In Bacillus sp. 2205SS5-2, the genomic stretch ACATTTGATTTTACAGGAAACCCGACAGCTGGATTAAACCAGTTATTGTCTGGGACTCCTTTTTCAGCTGGGATTGTAGAGTTTAGTGAAAGTTGTACCATGAAGATTAACCAAGAGGTGACAAGAAGGTCTGCTCTTATGCAGTACATTGCCATCTTGGGTGGGGAAATCGAGTACGATGGTTATCAAATTAACATTAAAAGTCATCGGGGGAGCAGTGAATACAAAGTGGTCATGGATAGCAAAAACGTTACTGATGTTTCTGTTTCCCATGATTCAAGGGAGAACGCATCCTCCTACCACATTTCCTTCTTTAAGCTCTTAAGCCTCTCTGTAGGGGATAATGTTCACATTGTTTTTAGACCGCTAGGCATTGATGTGAAAACGAGAATTATATCACTGGAATATAACCCTTTCTATCGGTATGACATTCGGGTAGAAGTTGGTCGATACAGACCAAGTATTTCTGATACATTTTACCGAATTGGAAGCTCGATGAATTCTGTAGAAACTTCTTTAACGCAGGTTGGTAGTTCAGTAGATGGGCTTCAGACTCAAGTAAATGATTTGGGAGTTTCCTATACAGTAGTTAAAAGTCTATCTATAGATGCCGGTTTTATTAATGTGACCTATGAAGTAGAGAAGGGAGACACCCATCAATATCATGCGAAATACAGTTACGCTACGGATACTGGTGGGCGAATAACAAGTATCACTTTGGATGATATTTTTTCAGAGCTTTTACTCAAAGAGGTTTCTACATTACTAGTGGATGCAGCAAGGTTTGAAGTAACGTATGTAGATGGAGAAACAGCAAGTTACAACTACACAACTGATAGCAGTGGAAGGATTACAGCAATTAATAAGGTGGTGGGATAAGGATGAGCTACGATCGAAATTTTAATAATACATTAGCCATCTGGACTGCATTTGGTGGCCGGGGTGGCCTCCTTCTTCCTATACCCACCTTGAATTGGACAAAGAAAACCTATAGTAGTTTTGGTTATACACAGTATGGAAGTGAAAAGCAAATCAATGTGTACGATAATGGCAACGCACAGATTGCCGTCTACCATGCCAAAACACCCTATATGTCCTATTACAACAAAACAACCGGCCAATGGACAGTAGTAGATGTATCTTGGTGGAGTTACGGTGAACCAGAAATCCTCTATTCCGGTGGAGGTGTATTTTTAGCCAAGATTACGGGGTTTGCTAATATAATGGCTTCATTTGATGGCATCACTTGGCATAACGGGGGATACTGTCAAAATGCACAGAATGCCATGACAACTGGTGCATATGATATGGCCAGAGGGTCTGGAGTTGTCAGTTGGTGGTATTACAAGTCGCCGGTTTATTACAGCTTTGATTCACTAACGGAAAGAACAGCCTGGACGTTGGTAGGTTCAGATGGGTCATCGGTCCCTTTCTTTAAATACCTTACGACTCATAAAGGGAACTTTGTCGGGATTGTAGGCGGAGACAAATCAATTGCTATTGCAAGCTCTGCTAGTCCGGGTTCATGGACAACTACCATTCCAGAAGATTTAAATGAAACATCTTATATGTTTATCCGATCTGTAAACGACAAGTTGTTTGTCATGAAATACCGTTATGTAAATGGGATCTATGATGTAAAACTATGTGTAATGAATGACAGTGCCACTGAGATAACGGAAACGAACCTTTCTCATGTTGGGGATCTTGCCAATAATAATATACCGAATCCGCAGAATATCATTTGGATGTCCGACTGGGGTAAGTTTGCTCTGTTTAATGAGAGTATGCTTTATGTATCTGTTGATGGTTTGACTTGGGAAGGTGTTGAGCAACCGGGATTTACAACATCGACTTACGATACATTTGGTGGTGCAATCTATGTTCCTGGCGATGGGTTCTATGTGAAGGCTAGTGGCTATGTTTACTATGCACAGTATTAAAATGGAAAACTCAAGAACCTTGTGGGGTTCTTTTTTAAATAGATTGGAAGTTAGGTAGTGGGGAGGGAATTTGAGAATGAAAGAATTATGGGCATATTTACAAGTTGTAGTTGTATCTTTTGGTGGTTGGTTTGGGTGGGCACTTGGTGGCTTAGATGGTTTTTTGTACGCACTTATTGCTTTCGTAGTAATTGATTATATTACTGGCCTTATGAGTGCAATCATAGAAAAGCGCCTTTCAAGTGAAATCGGAGCAAAAGGTATCTTTAAGAAAGTGCTGATTTTCTTCTTAGTAGGAGTGGCTCATATCATAGATAGTCAGATTATTGGTGACGGTAGTGCCATACGCACAGCGGTCATCTTTTTTTATCTTTCAAATGAGGGGATTAGCATTATCGAAAATGCCTCTAGAATTGGGTTGCCTGTTCCTGAAAAACTCAAGGATATCTTGGCTCAGTTGAAAGCAAAAAAGGGAGATGGTAAAGATGAAACTAAATACTAGATTCATGACCAAAAACGACTGTTATAAAGCAGGGAGAAAGATTTCACCTCAAGGGATTATGATTCATTCCACAGCAACACCTGGTGTAATGGCTGCGGATTGGTTTAGCCGATGGAATAAATCATACCAAGCGGGAGAAACGAGTAGGCAAGTTGCAGTTCATGCCTTCGTTGATGATAAAGAAGTTTGGCAGTACCTTCCTTGGAACCATCGGGGATGGCATTCTGGTGGCAGGGCTAACAACACGCATATCGGAATTGAAATTTGTGAACCAGGTGGATTTTCTTATGGTAGAGGATCTGCGATGGTTGGCTATGACGTCAAAAAGAATGAGAGCTACTTTAGAAAAGCCTGGGAAAATGCCGTAGAGCTTTGTGTTCAGTTGTGTAGAACTTATAATCTCACTGAACGAGATATACTTTGTCATTCAGAAGGGCACAAGAAGGGGATTGCAAGTAATCACTCTGATGTGATGCATTGGTTCCCTAAGCATGGTGAGAATATGGATACTTTTCGTACAGCGGTGAAAGCAGCTTTAAATGAAACAAATCCTGATCCGGAAACATCATCTAGCATTAAGGTTGGTGATGTAGTGGAAGTAAAATCATCAACAGCTAAGTATTTCCCTGGTGGAGCAAGAATTCCATCATGGGTAAAAACAGGTTCGTATCACAAAGTGACCCAGATAGTTTCAAATGGAAAACCAGTTATTAAAGGTGGGAAGCCTTGTGTTCTACTTGGAAAAACCATTGGTAAGAACAATGGCAAAGAATCTGCTGGAATCATGAGTTGGATTGAAAAGGATGCTCTAACGCTAATTAATTCATCTACTAAAACAGAAAAACCGTCAAAAGGAAATAAGTATTATCGAGTACAGGTGGGTGCCTTTTCTAAGAAAGACAATGCAGAGGCGATACTTAAAAAGCTAAGAGAAGCAGGATTTGATGGCTTTATTAAGTTTGAATAACGGTTCTATTAACTTGATTATTTAGGCCTTTAGAGTGATATATGGTAGTACCAAATTGATAGAAAGGATGGCCTTCATTGCGAGTTAGAATTATAGAACCAACCATTGTGAAAGACACAAAGAAAAGAGTATATGCTTATGCTAGGGTATCAACTGATCATGAAAAGCAAGGTGAATCTTTAGAAAACCAGATTAATTATTATGAAAGATTGATTGGAACAAACCCGGAGTATGAATTTGTGGGAGTGTTTGCAGATCGCGGTATAAGCGGGACTACTGACAAACGCCCAGAATTCAAAAAAATGATAGAACTCGCAAAGCAAGGTGGGATTGATTTAATTATCACAAAATCCATTTCAAGATTTGCAAGAAACACAACAGTGGTACTTCAAAAGGTCAGGGAACTGAAGGATCTAAGTGTTGAAGTGCGATTTGAAAAAGAGAATATTAACACATTATCAGGGGACGGCGAGTTGATGCTTACCGTCCTCTCATCTTTTGCCCAAGAAGAAAGCAAAAACATTAGTGAAAATGTGAAGTGGAGAATTAAAAAGAAGTTCGAACGAGGCGAACTGATGATAAACACAAATCGGTTTCTCGGCTACGACAAAGATGAACAAGGGAATTTAGTTATTAATGAGGATGAAGCAGAAATTATCAAACGGATATTTGATCAATACTTGGAGGGCAAAGGAGCATTCACGATTGCCAAAGAATTAAATGCCGATGGGCTACCGACTGTTGCAGGTGGCAACTGGCAAGAGAGCACAATCTTAAACATACTAAAAAATGAAAAGTACAAGGGGGATGCCATCCTACAGAAATATTATACACCCCATCATCTAAAGCAAGGCACTGTCAGAAATGATGGGAAAGTTGAAAGTTTCTATATCGAAAAGAATCACCCACCGATTATTCCAAATCAAACTTGGGATAGAGTTCAAACAGAAATGAAAGTCCGGGCAGAAGCAAAGGGAAATACAGGAGATAAAAGCAAGTATCAAAATAGATATCCCCTAACAGGAATGCTTTTCTGCGGAAAGTGCGGGTCAACTTTGAAACGAAGGACTTGGAATAGCAAACTTCCATGCAAAAAAGTAGTCTGGCAATGTAGTAACTATATAAAGAATGGAAAAAATGCCTGTCCAGGAACAAAGATTGATGATGAAGTTGTTGGAGAGCTCAATATAAAAGAAGAAACGCTTGTACAGGAGGTCTTGAGGAATGGCAAAAAACATTACCGTTATACCAGCAAGCTCAAACATCCAGATCAGTTCAGAACAGTTCGAACCCCAGAAAAAGAAAATGGCAGCATACTGCCGAGTGTCAACCGACCAATTAGAACAGTTATCAAGTTATGAGGCCCAAGTCGATTATTATACAACCTACATTTCAAACCATCCCGATTATGAACTGGCAGGAATTTACGCAGATGAGGGGATTTCAGGAACCAATACGAAAAAGCGCGAGCAATTTAACAAAATGATAGAGGATTGTAAGAATCGAAAGATTGACATGATCATCACGAAATCCATATCAAGGTTCGCGAGAAACACATTGGACTGCTTGAATTTTGTGAGGCAGTTAAAGGATTTAGGAATTGGCGTTATTTTCGAGAAAGAGAACATAAACACATTAGATGCGAAGGGTGAAGTATTATTAAGTATCCTTTCCAGCCTAGCCCAAGACGAGAGTAGATCTATTTCAGAGAACTCTACCTGGGGAATCAGGCGACGATTTGAGCAGGGAAAAGTCGCCATCAACCATACAAAATTTCTAGGGTATGACAAAGATGAAGATGGCAATTTGATCATTAACGAGCCACAAGCGAAGATTGTTAGAAGGATATTTAAAGACTACCTTGATGGGAAAGGGCCAAATCGAATTGCTAGAGAGCTTGAGGAAGAGCATGTTCCAAACTGGAATGGAACAGCCAAATGGTATGAAGGTAGTATTAGAAAGATGTTGAGTAATGAAAAATATAAAGGCGATGCCCTTCTTCAAAAGACCTACACCGTTGATTATTTAACCAAGAAAAGGGTAGAGAACACCGGTCAAGTACCACGATATTATGTGGAAGACAATCACCCTGCGATTATTGATAAAGACATGTGGGAAGCTGTCCAGCTTGAAATGGAAAGAAAAAAGAAATTTGCTGAGAAACATAGATTTAAAAGAGTGGATTATGGAACCAGCGATAACCCATTTGCAGGAAAAGTGATATGCGGAGATTGCAGCAGCGCATTTGGCAGAAAGATTTGGAACTCCAATGATGATCGATTTAGAAGGAAAGTGTGGAGATGTAACAAGAAGTATGCAGAGAAAGGGAAAAAGAGCTGCAACAACACGCACATTGAAGATAAAGTACTCTACCAAATTTTCATTAATGTTTTTAATGCTATCTTAGAAAACAGCGAGTATTTTATTCAAAAGTGGGAGGAAAAGAAAACAAGCGAGAATCAACTCGAGAAATATAAAGCCAAGCAGTTTATTGGAATCATAACAAAGGCCAAACCACTTGAAAATTTTGATATGAATTTATTCTTTAAACTAGTGGAAAAGATGACAGTCTACAAGGAAGAAAAGGTGATTGTGACTTTGCTAGATGGAACAGAAGTTGAGTGCCAGATTGAATAAGATTGAAAAAAGTAACCATCAAGCCAAATATCTGGAAAGATGGTTACTTCATATCTTCATTTACCTTATAACAATATAATCCTGATTCATAGTATCCCAGGTATCATTAATCATGGATTGGAGGCTATCCCATTCTTCATTTAGTTTTCCATCTACATAATCATTTCGAAGGTTAGGCTTTTCATAGAGTGTCCATTTAAGCTGAGATAAAGAATACTTTGTAAAATTCATCCATTCAGTATAGTTAATAGCTAAAGGGTTTTCGGTAAAGTATACTTTTCCTCCATTGGCAGCAGTACATATTGTATGTGAAATAAAAAGCATCGTTTGAAGTTTTGGCTTTTTTCTCCGAATACCATTTACCGGTATGGATTCTTTTATGGAATGACCTTCTTTTAATCTTTTTATAAAGTAAGAATTTCTAACAATAACCTCAATAATCATAGTTGGAATTGACATAGAACAAAAATGTTTGAAATCATAGCCTTCCGCATACATTCCTCTTGCCATTTCCGCCATTGTCAGACCCTCTTTTCCAATCGATCCAAAATGTAGCTTGTTAAATAGCGTCATCATTGGCACTGGTAGTCCCATTGAAGTGTTAACATCGGATTTCATATGCCCAAAGACTTGGCTAATTGCCTTAAATATGGTCATGCCCTCAGGAACGTCTCTGACAATTTGAGAAATTACTTTTCCGTTCCGATCTATTGCTGTGAATCTACCTGTCATAATATCAAAGACTCCAAAAATAAAACCTAAAATTGGATCATGTCCCAGAGAATGATAGCGATGAAACCAGCTGCTTAAGCCATCAACGTATTCATTTAAATTATAGTTAGTTGATGCGTCATACGGGACTTTAAACTGTTTCTCCAACTGTTTTATTTTATCGGCCGGAATTGCCTCATCAAATTTTTGCCGAATAAAGTTAGATAATGGACCAGAGCTTATTCCACCTTTTGTTTTTTCAGGAATGCCAACTAAAAAAATATCTACTGCAGCAGCTAAAATACCAGCGGTAATGCAGATAGAGTAATCGATGGGGTCTAATCTATGAATATTGTTAAATTCCTCTCTTAGTTGTTGTAAGTATCGCTCATTGGATTTTATTTCTTCTTCTGTGAAAAATGAACGTAAATCAACCTCTTCAGGAACAGAGTTTCTTGCATCGTTTACTATTTCTTCCCAAGATGGCATACGGACAACCTGCTTTTGTTTGGTTGACTGGGGTGGATTGTTTTTTAAATGCTCAAGTCGATCTCCGAACCCTAATTCCTTTAGTAGTGATTCGCTTGATACAATACTATCATTCATTTTGGTTTGAGCCGCTTCGAGCGAAGGGGTACTTTTTAGTATGTCATGATGATGTTTTAAGACCTTGTTCATATCCTTTTCAGATTCTGAGTACTTGAATTTCTCCATTTATACTCCTCCCAAATCGGCCTTTTGTTCTTTAAGCGCTTGCTGTAACAAAATATTTAATCCGTTTAAATAATCTGCCCTTTCTTTTGTTGCATTAACTTCCTCTTTTAAGGCTATAATGATCGCATTATTCTTCCGAATAGTCTCTTGATATAAACGCTCTTTTTCTTCTTTCAATTTTTTCTTTTTCAGTTGGGAGTTTAGAACCACTCCTCCACCTGCTAAAATAGCTACGGGAGTAGCCAACACAAAAAATCCAGCTACCCTTTCGCCACCAACAATACCGCCAGCTGCTGCTAGACCCGATTTAATACCATCTGCACTGAGTCCAACCGTACCTAATCTATACAGCGCTGCAAAAGAAGCAGCACCACCGATTCCGGCACCTAAAGCGCCTGACACGACTTCACCTAATGGGCTATTAAAAA encodes the following:
- a CDS encoding phage tail spike protein, encoding MIEIYAGSTLIQTIRKVMSANLREALEGEFILSFTVLAKSALALKTKQLAKLNDQYFEIVQITKSLQGSLPVCSVTCEHVSYILNDEIYKIDTFDFTGNPTAGLNQLLSGTPFSAGIVEFSESCTMKINQEVTRRSALMQYIAILGGEIEYDGYQINIKSHRGSSEYKVVMDSKNVTDVSVSHDSRENASSYHISFFKLLSLSVGDNVHIVFRPLGIDVKTRIISLEYNPFYRYDIRVEVGRYRPSISDTFYRIGSSMNSVETSLTQVGSSVDGLQTQVNDLGVSYTVVKSLSIDAGFINVTYEVEKGDTHQYHAKYSYATDTGGRITSITLDDIFSELLLKEVSTLLVDAARFEVTYVDGETASYNYTTDSSGRITAINKVVG
- a CDS encoding phage holin family protein, whose protein sequence is MKELWAYLQVVVVSFGGWFGWALGGLDGFLYALIAFVVIDYITGLMSAIIEKRLSSEIGAKGIFKKVLIFFLVGVAHIIDSQIIGDGSAIRTAVIFFYLSNEGISIIENASRIGLPVPEKLKDILAQLKAKKGDGKDETKY
- a CDS encoding N-acetylmuramoyl-L-alanine amidase — translated: MKLNTRFMTKNDCYKAGRKISPQGIMIHSTATPGVMAADWFSRWNKSYQAGETSRQVAVHAFVDDKEVWQYLPWNHRGWHSGGRANNTHIGIEICEPGGFSYGRGSAMVGYDVKKNESYFRKAWENAVELCVQLCRTYNLTERDILCHSEGHKKGIASNHSDVMHWFPKHGENMDTFRTAVKAALNETNPDPETSSSIKVGDVVEVKSSTAKYFPGGARIPSWVKTGSYHKVTQIVSNGKPVIKGGKPCVLLGKTIGKNNGKESAGIMSWIEKDALTLINSSTKTEKPSKGNKYYRVQVGAFSKKDNAEAILKKLREAGFDGFIKFE
- a CDS encoding recombinase family protein encodes the protein MRVRIIEPTIVKDTKKRVYAYARVSTDHEKQGESLENQINYYERLIGTNPEYEFVGVFADRGISGTTDKRPEFKKMIELAKQGGIDLIITKSISRFARNTTVVLQKVRELKDLSVEVRFEKENINTLSGDGELMLTVLSSFAQEESKNISENVKWRIKKKFERGELMINTNRFLGYDKDEQGNLVINEDEAEIIKRIFDQYLEGKGAFTIAKELNADGLPTVAGGNWQESTILNILKNEKYKGDAILQKYYTPHHLKQGTVRNDGKVESFYIEKNHPPIIPNQTWDRVQTEMKVRAEAKGNTGDKSKYQNRYPLTGMLFCGKCGSTLKRRTWNSKLPCKKVVWQCSNYIKNGKNACPGTKIDDEVVGELNIKEETLVQEVLRNGKKHYRYTSKLKHPDQFRTVRTPEKENGSILPSVNRPIRTVIKL
- a CDS encoding recombinase family protein; translated protein: MSSEQFEPQKKKMAAYCRVSTDQLEQLSSYEAQVDYYTTYISNHPDYELAGIYADEGISGTNTKKREQFNKMIEDCKNRKIDMIITKSISRFARNTLDCLNFVRQLKDLGIGVIFEKENINTLDAKGEVLLSILSSLAQDESRSISENSTWGIRRRFEQGKVAINHTKFLGYDKDEDGNLIINEPQAKIVRRIFKDYLDGKGPNRIARELEEEHVPNWNGTAKWYEGSIRKMLSNEKYKGDALLQKTYTVDYLTKKRVENTGQVPRYYVEDNHPAIIDKDMWEAVQLEMERKKKFAEKHRFKRVDYGTSDNPFAGKVICGDCSSAFGRKIWNSNDDRFRRKVWRCNKKYAEKGKKSCNNTHIEDKVLYQIFINVFNAILENSEYFIQKWEEKKTSENQLEKYKAKQFIGIITKAKPLENFDMNLFFKLVEKMTVYKEEKVIVTLLDGTEVECQIE